Proteins encoded together in one Candidatus Lariskella endosymbiont of Epinotia ramella window:
- a CDS encoding 50S ribosomal protein L25/general stress protein Ctc, protein MVKSMSSRISFVAEQKSASGKGAARATRRAGRIPAIVYGGLSPLMISLYGRDFIKEYHKGGMQSRVIEIKLGERSHMVLLRDIQLHPVTDFPEHIDFQEIREGESVRVSIRVKILNESKCPGIKKGGVLNVATRSVTCYCNDLNIPEFIEVDLENLEIGNSVHIVDIKLPVGITPISHDNFAILSISGRDDESAGAETKAS, encoded by the coding sequence ATGGTTAAAAGTATGTCTTCTAGAATATCATTTGTTGCAGAACAAAAATCTGCTAGTGGAAAAGGAGCAGCCAGAGCTACTAGACGTGCTGGGCGTATTCCTGCGATAGTATATGGCGGCCTTTCTCCGCTTATGATTTCTTTATATGGTAGAGATTTCATAAAGGAATACCATAAAGGTGGTATGCAATCCAGAGTGATAGAAATCAAACTAGGAGAGCGTTCTCACATGGTTTTGTTGCGAGATATTCAATTACACCCCGTTACTGATTTTCCTGAACATATAGATTTTCAGGAGATTAGAGAGGGCGAGAGCGTAAGAGTCTCTATACGTGTAAAGATCCTTAATGAATCTAAATGCCCAGGCATTAAGAAAGGAGGAGTATTAAACGTTGCAACAAGGTCTGTGACTTGTTATTGCAATGATTTGAATATTCCAGAATTCATTGAAGTGGATCTAGAAAATCTAGAGATAGGTAATTCCGTTCACATAGTAGATATTAAATTACCTGTTGGAATTACGCCTATTTCTCATGATAACTTTGCAATTCTTTCTATTTCTGGCCGTGATGATGAGTCTGCTGGCGCAGAGACTAAAGCATCTTAA